A region of the Stieleria neptunia genome:
CGATCCGTATTGTTTGGCGGTATGGACCAGCATCGCGTGATGGTTCCAGTTTTCCGCCTTGGATCGAAACAATTCACTAAGATCAAAGCCGTGCATGTCCCAAGGCAACTCGATCCCGGCAAATCGGAAGAACGTCGGCGGCAAGTCGACGCCGCTGACCGGTTGCTCGATAACACGGCCGGCACAGCGCGCGGCAACCTTGCCCGGCGGACGGATGATCAACGGCGCTGCGACCGTGCCTTGATACGGAGCGACTTTCGATTTGAAACCCTTTTGCCCCCACGCAAATCCCTGGTCGGACGTATAAACGACCAGCGTGTTTTCATCCTGTCCGGATTCCCTGAGTGCCTTCATCAGGCGGCCGACACCCTCGTCGATGGCCAACACACCTTGATGATATTGGCGGATCCAATCGGCCAGCGGACGTCCGGGAATGTCCTTCATGCCGACGGGGCCTAAGTCGCGGACCTTACGTTCAACCGGAACGCCGTTGGGGCCGGGTTCCCAGAACTCCATTTCACGCACGTACTTCGGCTTGCCCGGTCGCGGAGGAAAGACATCGGTTGGAAACGGGACCTCGACATCGGGATATTCGTCCAAATGGCGGTCGGCCGGCGTGAACGGACCGTGCACGGCTCCGTAACAGAGCCACAAGTACCAGGGTTTGTCCGCCGCGCGGCCTTCGCCATGAATGTAGTCGATCGCCCAGTCGGTGTAGTTGTCGGTGCTGTACCCGTTGGTCATCGTCGGCGGGCCGCCGTTTTTGCTGATCAACTGGTTGTCGTAATAGTTTGGCGCATTGTCGGGATGTCGTGGCCGGTTCCAAACGATTTG
Encoded here:
- a CDS encoding sulfatase-like hydrolase/transferase, whose amino-acid sequence is MNGFRLLVLVVLCATRAAADERPNILFIYTDDQSSRTVGCYPDSFDWVKTPNLDQLAKAGVRFSHAYIGSWCMPSRATLLTGLHQHGIESMRMVGRYPGSDYDPKQCRFWPSVFRANGYTTAQIGKWHTGIDPGYGRDWDYQIVWNRPRHPDNAPNYYDNQLISKNGGPPTMTNGYSTDNYTDWAIDYIHGEGRAADKPWYLWLCYGAVHGPFTPADRHLDEYPDVEVPFPTDVFPPRPGKPKYVREMEFWEPGPNGVPVERKVRDLGPVGMKDIPGRPLADWIRQYHQGVLAIDEGVGRLMKALRESGQDENTLVVYTSDQGFAWGQKGFKSKVAPYQGTVAAPLIIRPPGKVAARCAGRVIEQPVSGVDLPPTFFRFAGIELPWDMHGFDLSELFRSKAENWNHHAMLVHTAKQYGSATDQIPANDDPDLYHGPGVPWYVMLCEGRYKYIRNLVAGETEELYDIENDREELINLAHDPANDHLLERLRNATVDELKRTEAGFVDQLPPVGTEQVRQ